The Pseudomonas sp. G2-4 genome window below encodes:
- a CDS encoding FKBP-type peptidyl-prolyl cis-trans isomerase, translating to MSEVNLSTDETRVSYGIGRQLGDQLRDNPPPGVSLDAILAGLTDAFAGKPSRVGQDEMSASFKVIREIMQAEAAAKAEAAAGEGRAFLAENAKRDGITTLASGLQFEVLTQGEGAKPSREDQVRTHYHGTLIDGTVFDSSYDRGQPAEFPVGGVIPGWTEALQLMNAGSKWRLYVPSELAYGAQGVGSIPPHSVLVFDVELLDVL from the coding sequence ATGTCCGAAGTTAACCTGTCCACCGACGAAACCCGCGTCAGCTACGGCATTGGCCGTCAGTTGGGCGACCAGCTGCGCGACAACCCGCCACCGGGCGTCAGCCTGGACGCGATCCTGGCCGGCCTGACCGACGCTTTCGCCGGCAAGCCAAGCCGTGTGGGCCAGGACGAGATGTCCGCCAGCTTCAAAGTCATCCGCGAAATCATGCAGGCCGAAGCAGCCGCCAAGGCTGAAGCCGCCGCTGGCGAAGGCCGTGCGTTCCTGGCTGAAAATGCCAAGCGCGACGGCATCACCACTTTGGCTTCGGGCCTGCAGTTCGAAGTGCTGACCCAGGGCGAAGGCGCCAAGCCGTCCCGTGAAGACCAGGTGCGTACCCATTACCACGGTACCCTGATCGACGGCACTGTGTTCGACAGCTCCTACGATCGTGGCCAGCCTGCCGAATTCCCGGTGGGCGGCGTGATTCCTGGCTGGACCGAGGCACTGCAATTGATGAACGCCGGCAGCAAATGGCGCCTGTATGTGCCGAGCGAACTGGCTTACGGCGCTCAAGGCGTTGGCAGCATCCCGCCGCACAGCGTACTGGTATTCGACGTCGAGTTGCTGGACGTGCTGTAA
- a CDS encoding TIGR00645 family protein: protein MERFIENAMYASRWLLAPIYFGLSLGLLALALKFFQEVFHVIPNVFAMAESELILVLLSLIDMALVGGLLVMVMISGYENFVSQLDIADDKEKLNWLGTMDSSSLKMKVAASIVAISSIHLLRIFMDAKNVDPEHLMWYVIIHMTFVVSAFAMGYLDKLTKH from the coding sequence ATGGAACGCTTTATCGAAAATGCAATGTACGCCTCCCGTTGGCTGCTGGCGCCGATCTACTTCGGGCTGTCCCTGGGCTTGCTGGCCCTGGCGCTGAAATTTTTCCAGGAAGTCTTTCACGTCATCCCCAACGTGTTTGCCATGGCCGAATCCGAGCTGATCCTGGTGCTGCTGTCGCTGATCGACATGGCGCTGGTGGGCGGGCTGCTGGTGATGGTGATGATCTCCGGCTACGAAAACTTCGTCTCGCAACTGGACATCGCCGACGACAAGGAAAAGCTCAACTGGTTGGGCACCATGGACTCTTCATCGCTGAAGATGAAAGTCGCGGCCTCGATCGTGGCCATTTCCTCCATTCACCTGCTGCGCATTTTCATGGACGCCAAGAACGTCGATCCCGAACACCTGATGTGGTACGTGATCATCCACATGACGTTCGTGGTCTCGGCATTTGCCATGGGCTACCTGGATAAGCTGACCAAGCACTGA
- a CDS encoding CreA family protein: MGLAKGLVGLLLAVPLLASAEEIGQVSTVFKFVGPNDRIVVEAFDDPKVEGVTCYLSRAKTGGVKGGLGLAEDRAEASIACRQVGPINFKGELKDGEEVFKERTSLVFKTMQVVRFLDKKRNTLVYLVYSDRVIEGSPQNAVTAIPILPWARAQ; the protein is encoded by the coding sequence ATGGGTTTGGCAAAAGGATTGGTCGGCTTGCTGCTGGCAGTACCGCTGCTGGCGTCGGCCGAGGAAATTGGCCAGGTGTCGACGGTGTTCAAGTTTGTCGGGCCGAACGACCGGATCGTGGTCGAGGCATTCGATGATCCCAAGGTCGAGGGCGTGACCTGTTACCTGTCTCGGGCCAAGACTGGCGGCGTGAAGGGCGGTCTGGGCCTGGCCGAGGATCGCGCCGAGGCGTCCATCGCCTGCCGCCAAGTGGGGCCCATCAACTTCAAGGGTGAGCTCAAGGATGGCGAGGAAGTGTTCAAGGAGCGTACTTCCCTGGTGTTCAAGACCATGCAGGTGGTGCGTTTTCTCGACAAGAAGCGCAATACACTGGTGTACCTGGTCTACAGCGACCGTGTGATCGAGGGCAGCCCGCAGAACGCGGTGACGGCGATTCCGATCTTGCCGTGGGCCCGCGCTCAATAA
- a CDS encoding polyprenyl synthetase family protein, translated as MQPQAFYRAVADDFSAVDGIIKKQLTSRVPLVSKIGDYITSAGGKRLRPLLVLLCGKALGREGDDMRLLAATIEFLHTATLLHDDVVDMSGMRRGRSTANAMWGNAPSVLVGDFLYSRSFEMMVELGSMPVMKILSQATRIIAEGEVLQLSKVRDASTTEETYMEVIRGKTAMLFEASTHSAAALADASAEQREALRTFGDHLGVAFQLVDDLLDYKGDAETLGKNVGDDLAEGKPTLPLIYTMREGTPEQAALVRKAIQKGGIEDLESIREAVEASGSLDYTAKLARDYVARAIKCLDALPASEYRDALVELSEFAVARTH; from the coding sequence ATGCAACCCCAAGCTTTCTACCGCGCGGTGGCGGACGATTTTAGCGCCGTCGACGGCATCATCAAGAAGCAGCTGACTTCCCGAGTGCCTCTGGTATCGAAAATCGGCGATTACATCACTTCAGCCGGTGGCAAGCGCCTGCGTCCTCTATTGGTGCTGTTGTGCGGCAAGGCCCTGGGTCGTGAAGGCGACGACATGCGCCTGCTGGCCGCCACCATCGAGTTCCTGCACACCGCAACCCTGCTGCACGACGACGTGGTCGACATGTCCGGCATGCGCCGCGGCCGTTCGACCGCCAACGCCATGTGGGGCAATGCCCCGAGCGTGCTGGTGGGCGACTTCCTCTATTCGCGCTCGTTCGAAATGATGGTCGAACTCGGCTCGATGCCGGTGATGAAGATCCTGTCCCAGGCCACGCGCATCATCGCCGAAGGCGAAGTGCTGCAGCTGTCCAAAGTGCGCGATGCCAGCACGACCGAAGAAACCTACATGGAAGTCATCCGCGGCAAGACCGCGATGCTCTTCGAAGCCTCGACCCACAGCGCCGCCGCCCTGGCCGACGCCAGCGCCGAGCAGCGTGAAGCGCTGCGCACCTTTGGCGATCACCTGGGCGTGGCGTTCCAATTGGTGGACGACTTGCTGGACTATAAGGGCGACGCTGAAACCCTGGGCAAGAACGTCGGCGACGACCTGGCCGAAGGCAAGCCAACCCTGCCACTGATCTACACCATGCGCGAAGGCACGCCAGAACAGGCGGCGCTGGTACGCAAGGCGATCCAGAAAGGCGGGATCGAAGACCTGGAAAGCATTCGCGAAGCAGTTGAGGCGTCCGGTTCGCTGGACTACACCGCAAAACTGGCCCGTGACTACGTCGCCCGCGCAATCAAATGCCTCGACGCCCTGCCGGCCAGCGAATACCGCGATGCGCTGGTGGAGTTGAGTGAGTTTGCGGTGGCTCGTACGCACTGA
- a CDS encoding zinc ribbon domain-containing protein YjdM, translating into MSTLPPCPKCNSEYTYEDGTQLVCPECAHEWSASGEAEAASDDTVKKDSVGNVLQDGDTITVIKDLKVKGTSLVVKVGTKVKNIRLCDGDHDIDCKIDGIGPMKLKSEFVRKV; encoded by the coding sequence GTGAGCACGTTGCCTCCCTGCCCGAAATGCAATTCCGAATACACCTACGAAGACGGTACTCAACTGGTCTGCCCGGAGTGCGCCCACGAATGGTCTGCCAGCGGCGAAGCTGAAGCGGCGTCCGATGACACCGTGAAGAAAGATTCGGTCGGCAACGTCCTGCAGGACGGCGACACCATCACCGTGATCAAGGATCTCAAGGTCAAGGGCACATCGCTGGTGGTCAAGGTCGGCACCAAGGTCAAGAACATCCGCCTGTGCGATGGCGACCACGACATCGACTGCAAGATCGACGGCATCGGCCCGATGAAGCTCAAGTCCGAGTTCGTCAGAAAGGTCTGA
- the rplU gene encoding 50S ribosomal protein L21, translating to MSYAVIVTGGKQYKVAPGEYLKIEKLEIATGESVTFDRVLLVANGDDVNIGAPVVAGATVVAEVISQGRHDKVRIIKFRRRKHHMKRMGHRQWYTEIKITGIQA from the coding sequence ATGTCGTACGCAGTAATTGTTACTGGTGGCAAGCAATACAAGGTCGCCCCAGGTGAATACCTGAAGATCGAAAAACTGGAAATCGCTACCGGCGAATCCGTGACTTTTGATCGCGTTCTGTTGGTCGCCAACGGCGATGACGTGAATATCGGCGCTCCAGTCGTTGCTGGCGCTACCGTTGTGGCTGAAGTGATCTCCCAAGGTCGTCACGATAAAGTCCGCATCATCAAGTTCCGTCGTCGTAAGCACCACATGAAGCGTATGGGCCACCGCCAGTGGTACACCGAGATCAAAATCACCGGTATTCAGGCTTAA
- a CDS encoding DUF4105 domain-containing protein, which produces MLKRLAWLALCVCAPLSAAPHVDPQRLQQLANDRFWISLGHYETAKLGGWRSYVSDRKFFLAPDGNEHPDRELTATLQALYGPASAGQQHAQCVFPARTRWLKAQLKLTDLPAIDCSEFTQWFKDVSPHSAVMIFPAAYLNSPSSMFGHTLLRIDQADVQSDKTALLSYAINFGAYIEGSDNSILYAWKGLMGGYPGLFALVPYQEKLSEYRSLENRDLWEYRLNLSQAETERMVEHVWELKQIQFDYFFFDENCSYRLLELLQVARPSLRLTEQFPLTAIPTDTVKAVKEAGLVESIDYRPSRERELLSRAEPLTDDEQQWVLKVSADQQQLQAPAFKALPRARQALIIDAAYRLERYRANGQERDPQRSQRSFELLRAINQNPAPELDIPQPGLPEDGHESRTWQAGLGTRGDRAFGEYGLRMAYHDLNDNAESFPLGAQIEILQLKLRQYEGNDWQLQQLDLATIRSLTPRNELLQPLSWQVTGGLERVPGKHDDETLVSHVNGGAGGTWALGEDVLGFALGTVRVEHNNDFAQFIAPAAGFNSGVLWKNPLGNLSLEAKGDYFVNGEVRRSLSLNQQWELSRNLGLRLSAQREFSQLASPENEVMLEVKWYHY; this is translated from the coding sequence ATGCTCAAACGCCTTGCCTGGCTGGCGCTCTGTGTGTGCGCCCCGCTGTCCGCCGCGCCTCATGTCGACCCTCAACGTTTGCAGCAACTGGCCAACGACCGCTTCTGGATTTCCCTGGGCCACTACGAAACCGCCAAGCTTGGCGGCTGGCGCAGCTATGTCAGCGACAGGAAATTCTTCCTCGCGCCCGACGGCAATGAACACCCCGACCGTGAGCTGACCGCCACGCTGCAAGCCCTGTATGGCCCGGCCAGCGCCGGCCAGCAGCACGCCCAGTGCGTGTTCCCGGCGCGAACGCGCTGGCTCAAGGCGCAGCTCAAGCTGACGGACCTGCCGGCCATCGATTGCAGCGAATTCACCCAGTGGTTCAAGGACGTGTCGCCCCACAGCGCGGTGATGATTTTCCCGGCCGCGTACCTGAACAGCCCTTCTTCGATGTTCGGCCATACCTTGCTGCGCATCGACCAGGCCGATGTGCAAAGCGACAAGACAGCCCTGCTCAGCTATGCGATCAATTTCGGCGCCTACATCGAAGGCTCGGACAACAGCATCCTCTACGCCTGGAAAGGCCTGATGGGCGGCTATCCCGGCCTGTTCGCCCTGGTGCCGTACCAGGAAAAACTCTCCGAATACCGTAGCCTGGAGAACCGCGACCTGTGGGAATACCGCCTCAACCTGAGCCAGGCGGAAACCGAGCGCATGGTCGAACACGTCTGGGAACTCAAGCAGATTCAGTTCGACTATTTCTTCTTCGACGAAAACTGTTCCTATCGCCTGCTCGAATTGCTCCAAGTGGCCCGCCCCAGCCTGCGCCTGACCGAACAATTCCCGCTGACGGCGATTCCCACCGACACCGTCAAGGCCGTGAAAGAAGCCGGACTGGTGGAGAGCATCGACTATCGGCCGTCCCGGGAACGGGAACTGCTCAGTCGCGCCGAACCGCTCACCGACGACGAGCAACAATGGGTGCTGAAGGTCAGCGCCGACCAGCAGCAACTGCAAGCCCCTGCATTCAAAGCGCTGCCACGGGCGCGCCAGGCGCTGATCATCGATGCGGCGTATCGTCTGGAGCGCTATCGCGCCAACGGCCAGGAACGCGATCCGCAACGTTCCCAACGCAGCTTCGAACTGTTGCGCGCAATCAACCAGAACCCCGCGCCGGAACTCGACATCCCGCAACCCGGCCTGCCCGAGGATGGCCATGAATCGCGCACCTGGCAGGCCGGCCTCGGCACCCGGGGCGACCGGGCGTTCGGTGAGTATGGCTTGCGCATGGCCTACCACGACCTCAACGACAACGCCGAGAGCTTCCCCCTGGGCGCGCAGATCGAAATTCTCCAATTGAAACTGCGTCAGTACGAAGGCAATGACTGGCAGTTGCAGCAACTGGACCTGGCGACTATTCGTTCCCTGACCCCGCGCAACGAGCTGCTGCAACCGCTGTCCTGGCAGGTTACCGGGGGCCTGGAGCGGGTGCCGGGCAAACACGACGATGAAACCTTGGTCAGCCACGTCAATGGCGGCGCCGGTGGTACCTGGGCGCTGGGCGAAGATGTCCTGGGCTTTGCGCTGGGCACGGTGCGGGTCGAGCACAACAATGACTTCGCCCAGTTCATCGCCCCGGCCGCCGGTTTCAACAGCGGGGTGCTGTGGAAAAATCCGTTGGGCAACCTGAGCCTGGAAGCCAAGGGCGACTATTTCGTCAACGGCGAAGTGCGCCGTAGCCTGAGCCTGAATCAACAATGGGAATTGTCCCGCAACCTCGGCCTGCGCTTGAGTGCCCAGCGGGAATTCAGCCAATTGGCTTCGCCGGAGAACGAGGTGATGCTCGAGGTGAAGTGGTATCACTATTGA
- the rpmA gene encoding 50S ribosomal protein L27, with amino-acid sequence MAHKKAGGSTRNGRDSEAKRLGVKMYGGQKIIPGNIIVRQRGTQFHAGYGVGMGKDHTLFAKIEGVIKFEVKGAFNRRYVSVVAA; translated from the coding sequence ATGGCACACAAAAAAGCTGGTGGTAGTACCCGTAACGGTCGCGACTCAGAAGCCAAACGCCTTGGCGTGAAGATGTATGGCGGCCAGAAGATCATTCCGGGCAACATCATCGTGCGTCAGCGCGGCACCCAATTCCACGCCGGTTACGGTGTTGGCATGGGTAAGGATCACACCCTCTTCGCTAAAATCGAAGGCGTGATCAAGTTCGAAGTAAAGGGCGCGTTCAACCGCCGTTACGTGAGTGTTGTCGCGGCTTAA
- the proB gene encoding glutamate 5-kinase yields the protein MRSKVTGARRWVVKIGSALLTADGKGLDRQAMAVWVEQMVALHEAGVELVLVSSGAVAAGMSRLGWTSRPSAMHELQAAAAIGQMGLVQAWESSFAEHGRHTAQILLTHDDLSDRKRYLNARSTLRALVELKVIPVINENDTVVTDEIRFGDNDTLAALVANLVEADLLVILTDRDGMFDADPRNNPNAQLIYEARADDPALDAVAGGTGGALGRGGMQTKLRAARLAARSGAHTVIVGGRLERVLDRLKTGERIGTLLSPERGMLAARKQWLAGHLQTRGTLVLDAGAVSALSQGNKSLLPVGVKLVQGSFRRGEMVVCVAPDGREIARGLANYSALEAQKIIGQSSDAIVGLLGYMAEPELVHRDNLILV from the coding sequence ATGCGGAGCAAGGTGACGGGGGCGCGGCGCTGGGTCGTGAAGATCGGCAGCGCACTGCTGACGGCGGATGGCAAGGGTCTGGATCGCCAGGCGATGGCGGTATGGGTCGAGCAGATGGTGGCCTTGCATGAGGCCGGCGTCGAGCTGGTGTTGGTCTCTTCAGGGGCTGTGGCAGCCGGTATGAGCCGTTTGGGCTGGACGTCGCGACCCAGCGCGATGCACGAGCTGCAGGCCGCCGCTGCCATCGGCCAGATGGGGCTGGTGCAGGCCTGGGAGTCGAGCTTTGCCGAACATGGCCGCCATACGGCGCAGATCCTGCTGACCCACGACGACCTGTCCGATCGCAAGCGCTACCTCAACGCCCGCAGTACCTTGCGGGCGCTGGTGGAGCTGAAAGTCATCCCGGTGATCAACGAGAACGACACCGTGGTCACCGACGAAATCCGTTTCGGCGATAACGACACTCTGGCCGCGCTGGTGGCGAACCTGGTGGAGGCCGATCTGCTGGTGATTCTTACGGATCGCGACGGTATGTTCGACGCTGATCCGCGCAACAACCCCAATGCCCAGTTGATCTACGAAGCCCGTGCCGATGATCCGGCGCTGGATGCAGTGGCGGGCGGTACTGGTGGTGCGCTGGGTCGTGGCGGCATGCAGACCAAGCTGCGTGCCGCGCGTCTGGCGGCGCGTTCCGGGGCGCACACGGTCATTGTTGGTGGTCGGTTGGAGCGGGTGCTGGATCGCCTGAAAACCGGCGAGCGCATCGGTACTTTGCTGTCCCCTGAGCGCGGCATGCTGGCTGCGCGCAAGCAATGGCTGGCCGGGCACCTGCAAACCCGTGGCACGCTGGTGCTGGACGCAGGCGCCGTGTCGGCCCTGTCCCAAGGCAACAAAAGCCTGCTGCCGGTGGGTGTGAAGCTGGTCCAAGGCAGTTTCCGTCGCGGCGAAATGGTCGTGTGCGTGGCGCCGGATGGGCGCGAGATTGCCCGTGGCCTGGCTAACTACAGCGCATTGGAAGCGCAGAAAATCATCGGTCAATCGTCTGATGCGATTGTCGGTTTGTTGGGTTACATGGCTGAGCCTGAACTGGTTCACCGTGACAACCTGATCCTCGTCTAA
- a CDS encoding DUF3015 domain-containing protein, which translates to MKRILLGTLFTAVSLNAMAQAPGGPDCGWGNMLFEGQRGTPAHFLASTTNGTSGNATFGMTSGTNGCSTNAALTYGGKSWLAMNGMMNELSEDMAKGQGEALTTYAVVLGVAPEDRAHFSAVTHEHFQQIFSKADVTAEDVHTNTLAVLKSDPRLAKYATQA; encoded by the coding sequence ATGAAACGGATTCTTCTCGGTACTCTCTTCACCGCTGTATCCCTCAACGCCATGGCCCAGGCGCCGGGCGGCCCGGATTGCGGCTGGGGCAACATGCTGTTCGAAGGTCAGCGTGGCACTCCAGCTCACTTCCTGGCATCCACCACCAACGGCACCTCCGGTAACGCTACCTTCGGCATGACCTCCGGCACCAACGGCTGCTCGACCAACGCGGCGCTGACCTACGGTGGCAAGTCCTGGCTGGCCATGAATGGCATGATGAACGAGCTGTCCGAAGACATGGCCAAGGGTCAGGGCGAAGCACTGACCACCTACGCCGTGGTACTGGGCGTGGCGCCGGAAGACCGTGCGCATTTCTCTGCCGTCACTCACGAGCACTTCCAGCAGATCTTCAGCAAGGCTGACGTGACTGCCGAAGACGTGCATACCAACACTCTGGCTGTACTGAAAAGCGATCCTCGCCTGGCCAAGTACGCAACTCAAGCTTAA
- the cgtA gene encoding Obg family GTPase CgtA has protein sequence MKFVDEVSIRVKAGDGGNGCMSFRREKFIENGGPNGGDGGDGGSIYMLADENLNTLVDYRYTRHFDAERGSNGGSTDCTGKKGEDLVLRVPVGTTVIDSATQEVIGDLTKAGQRLLVAHGGWHGLGNTRFKSSTNRAPRQTTPGKPGEQRDLKLEMKVLADVGLLGLPNAGKSTFIRSVSAAKPKVADYPFTTLVPNLGVVSVDRWKSFVVADIPGLIEGASDGAGLGIRFLKHLSRTRLLLHLVDMAPLDDTSAADAAEVIVSELTKFSPALAERDRWLVLNKCDQILEEEHEERVKEIVDRLEWEGPVHVISAIAKEGTERLCHDIMRYLEDRADRLANDPAYREELAELDQRIEDEARAQLQALDDQRALRRSGVKSVHDIGDDDWDEEDVDDEDGPEIIYVRD, from the coding sequence ATGAAGTTTGTTGATGAAGTATCGATTCGAGTAAAGGCTGGCGACGGCGGCAATGGTTGCATGAGTTTCCGTCGGGAAAAATTCATTGAAAACGGTGGCCCGAACGGTGGTGATGGGGGTGACGGCGGCTCGATCTACATGCTTGCCGACGAAAACCTCAACACCCTGGTGGACTACCGTTACACCCGGCACTTCGATGCCGAGCGTGGCTCCAACGGCGGCAGCACCGACTGCACCGGCAAAAAAGGCGAAGACCTGGTCCTGCGCGTGCCGGTCGGCACCACGGTGATCGACTCCGCCACCCAGGAAGTCATTGGCGATCTGACCAAGGCTGGCCAGCGTCTGCTGGTCGCCCATGGCGGCTGGCACGGCTTGGGTAACACCCGTTTCAAATCCAGTACCAACCGCGCGCCGCGCCAGACCACGCCAGGCAAGCCCGGCGAGCAGCGTGACCTGAAGTTGGAAATGAAAGTGCTGGCTGACGTGGGCCTGCTGGGTCTGCCGAATGCTGGCAAGAGCACCTTCATTCGCTCCGTCTCGGCAGCCAAGCCGAAAGTGGCTGATTACCCGTTCACCACCCTGGTGCCGAACCTGGGCGTGGTCAGCGTCGACCGTTGGAAGAGCTTCGTGGTCGCGGACATTCCGGGGCTGATCGAGGGCGCTTCCGATGGTGCCGGCTTGGGGATTCGCTTCCTCAAGCATTTGTCCCGTACGCGCCTGTTGCTGCACCTCGTGGACATGGCGCCGCTCGATGACACCAGTGCCGCCGATGCCGCCGAAGTCATCGTCAGCGAGCTGACCAAGTTCAGCCCGGCCCTGGCCGAGCGTGATCGCTGGCTGGTGCTGAACAAATGCGACCAGATCCTCGAAGAAGAGCACGAAGAGCGGGTCAAGGAAATTGTCGATCGCCTTGAGTGGGAAGGTCCGGTCCACGTGATCTCGGCCATTGCCAAAGAAGGCACCGAGCGCCTGTGCCACGACATCATGCGCTACCTGGAAGATCGCGCCGATCGCCTGGCCAATGACCCGGCCTACCGGGAAGAGCTGGCCGAGCTCGATCAACGTATCGAAGACGAGGCCCGTGCCCAGCTTCAGGCGTTGGATGATCAGCGTGCCCTGCGTCGCAGTGGCGTGAAGTCGGTCCATGACATCGGTGACGACGATTGGGACGAGGAAGACGTGGATGATGAAGACGGTCCGGAAATCATCTACGTTCGCGACTGA
- a CDS encoding ATP-binding protein has product MPDPVAASLRLAPEALTRPFSAEQFSFSTTNDLEPFRGVLGQERAVEALQFGVAMPRPGYNVFVMGEPGTGRFSFVKRYLKAEGKRLQTPADWVYVNNFDEPREPRALELPSGTAGAFIADINGLIDNLLATFPAVFEHPSYQQKKSAIDRAFNQRYDRALDVIERLALEKDVALYRDSTNIAFTPMSEGKALDEAEFAQLPEAERERFHDDISGLEERLNEELASLPQWKRESSNQLRQLNEETITLALQPLLAPLSEKYAENAAVCGYLQAMQVYLLKTVVEQLVDDSKTDAIARKLLEEQYAPSLVVGHPFSGGAPVVFEPHPTYDNLFGRIEYSTDQGALYTTYRQLRPGALHRANGGFLILEAEKMLSEPFVWDALKRALQSRKLKMESPLGELGRLATVTLTPQHIPLQVKVVIIGARQLYYTLQDLDPDFQEMFRVLVDFDEDIPMGDESLEQFAQLLKTRTSEEGMAPLTADAVARLATYSARLAEHQGRLSARIGDLFQLVSEADFIRQLAGDEMTDAGHIERALKAKATRTGRVSARILDDMLAGIILIDTDGAAVGKCNGLTVLEVGDSAFGVPARISATVYPGGSGIVDIEREVNLGQPIHSKGVMILTGYLGSRYAQEFPLAISASIALEQSYGYVDGDSASLGEACTLISALSKTPLKQCFAITGSINQFGEVQAVGGVNEKIEGFFRLCEARGLTGEQGAIIPQANVATLMLDEKVLAAVRAGQFHVYAVRQADEALSLLVGEPAGEPDENGEFPEGSVNARVVERLRVIAEMISEDDIKEAEKELAQQALAEAKPA; this is encoded by the coding sequence ATGCCTGATCCTGTTGCTGCCAGCTTGCGTCTAGCGCCCGAAGCGCTGACCCGTCCGTTTTCCGCTGAACAGTTCAGCTTCTCTACCACCAATGATCTGGAGCCTTTCCGCGGTGTGCTTGGCCAGGAACGTGCGGTCGAAGCATTGCAGTTCGGCGTGGCCATGCCGCGCCCCGGTTACAACGTATTTGTCATGGGCGAGCCCGGCACTGGCCGGTTTTCGTTCGTCAAACGCTATCTCAAGGCCGAAGGCAAGCGCCTGCAAACCCCGGCCGACTGGGTCTATGTCAACAACTTCGATGAGCCTCGCGAACCCCGGGCCCTTGAGCTGCCCTCGGGTACTGCCGGGGCTTTCATCGCCGATATCAACGGCCTGATCGACAACCTGTTGGCGACCTTTCCGGCGGTGTTCGAGCACCCGTCCTACCAGCAGAAAAAAAGCGCCATCGACCGCGCGTTCAACCAGCGCTACGACCGTGCGCTCGATGTGATCGAGCGCCTGGCATTGGAGAAAGATGTCGCGCTGTACCGTGACAGCACCAACATCGCTTTCACGCCAATGAGCGAAGGCAAGGCGCTGGATGAGGCGGAATTCGCCCAGTTGCCGGAGGCCGAGCGCGAACGTTTCCATGACGACATTTCCGGCCTCGAAGAGCGTCTGAACGAAGAACTCGCCAGCCTGCCGCAGTGGAAGCGCGAGTCCAGCAACCAGTTGCGCCAGCTCAACGAAGAAACCATCACCTTGGCCCTGCAACCCTTGCTGGCGCCGCTGTCGGAAAAATACGCGGAGAACGCGGCGGTCTGCGGATACTTGCAGGCGATGCAGGTGTACCTGCTCAAGACCGTGGTCGAGCAACTGGTGGACGACAGCAAGACCGACGCCATCGCCCGCAAGCTGCTGGAAGAACAGTACGCACCGAGCCTGGTAGTGGGGCATCCGTTCAGTGGTGGCGCCCCGGTGGTGTTCGAGCCGCACCCGACCTACGACAACCTGTTCGGCCGCATCGAATACAGCACCGACCAGGGGGCGCTCTACACCACGTATCGGCAGCTGCGTCCGGGTGCGCTTCATCGGGCAAACGGTGGTTTTCTGATTCTCGAAGCTGAAAAAATGCTCAGTGAGCCGTTCGTGTGGGATGCGCTCAAGCGCGCCCTGCAATCGCGCAAGCTGAAAATGGAATCGCCGCTGGGTGAGCTGGGTCGTTTGGCCACGGTGACCCTGACGCCGCAGCACATTCCGTTGCAGGTCAAGGTCGTGATCATCGGCGCCCGCCAGCTCTACTACACGTTGCAGGACCTGGATCCGGACTTTCAGGAAATGTTCCGCGTGCTGGTGGACTTCGACGAAGACATCCCGATGGGCGACGAGAGCCTGGAGCAGTTCGCCCAGTTGCTCAAGACCCGCACTTCGGAAGAAGGCATGGCCCCGCTGACCGCCGATGCGGTGGCGCGCCTGGCCACCTACAGTGCTCGCCTGGCCGAGCACCAGGGGCGCTTGTCGGCGCGGATCGGAGACCTGTTCCAGCTGGTCAGCGAGGCGGATTTCATTCGTCAGCTGGCCGGTGACGAGATGACCGACGCCGGCCACATCGAACGCGCCCTCAAGGCCAAGGCCACGCGCACCGGGCGTGTCTCGGCACGGATCCTCGACGACATGCTGGCGGGGATCATCCTGATCGACACCGACGGCGCGGCGGTGGGTAAATGCAACGGGTTGACGGTGCTCGAGGTCGGCGACTCGGCGTTCGGTGTGCCGGCGCGGATTTCCGCCACGGTGTATCCGGGTGGCAGCGGGATCGTCGACATCGAGCGGGAGGTCAACCTTGGCCAGCCGATCCACTCCAAGGGCGTGATGATCCTCACGGGTTACCTGGGTAGCCGTTATGCCCAGGAATTTCCGCTGGCGATCTCCGCCAGCATCGCCCTGGAACAGTCCTACGGCTATGTGGATGGCGACAGCGCCTCCCTGGGCGAGGCGTGCACGCTGATTTCGGCCCTGTCGAAGACGCCGTTGAAGCAATGCTTCGCCATCACCGGCTCGATCAACCAGTTCGGTGAAGTGCAGGCGGTGGGGGGGGTCAACGAGAAGATCGAAGGCTTCTTCCGCCTCTGCGAAGCCCGTGGGCTGACCGGTGAACAAGGGGCGATCATTCCCCAGGCCAACGTCGCTACCCTGATGCTCGACGAGAAAGTGCTGGCCGCCGTGCGCGCCGGGCAATTCCACGTCTATGCCGTGCGCCAGGCCGACGAAGCCTTGAGCCTGCTGGTGGGCGAGCCTGCCGGTGAACCGGATGAAAATGGCGAGTTTCCTGAGGGCAGCGTCAACGCACGGGTGGTGGAGCGGCTGCGGGTCATCGCCGAGATGATCAGCGAAGACGACATCAAGGAAGCGGAAAAGGAACTGGCGCAGCAGGCGTTGGCGGAGGCCAAGCCGGCCTGA